AACCACTCAACCTCCAAACTGAAACAGCGATATTGTATTACTGCTTAGCGATAGTATAGATAGCAAGAAAGTGGTACTCATTCCGATGAACGATAAATATCCATGAATAGATGTTAAAATTGACCTTTACCTTAAAATCGTCTTTCGCTGGTGTATTCTTCCCCAAAGTACCGTTTCGTAATTTACTAGCGAGAGCTTTCTTGTACACCGCTCCGCGCCCCCTCGCCCCGGAGTTGACCGTCCCCACCAGCGCACTATACGTTGGGCGAGGCTGTTCTTCCAACAGATTCCCTGAGtcaagaaattatttacattaacgtAAACAATTAAGATCACGAATGTTTCCATATTTAATTAAGTCAAGACAGTTATTTACAGTACATACTTTTTGGACCttggtaaataaaaaagattgttGTCAATATAATCATAGTAACAAAACTGCAAACGCttgatttaaacataaaattcaaaGACAAAGTGAGAGAAAGAAtatctctatatatttattcacaGAGCGCAAGCCAGGGAAGTTCTGTCTCAAtcaatatacgtatatttaatttaaagtcaaGTATCGTAAGTAATCGTAAATAAGTCTGTATCGAATGATAGATGATATCGAAGGTTATAAAGTTTTTGcaacaattttaaagtaaatacaaataaagtcgACTCGACGTCGAttcttaatataacaaaaacaaacattttaaatattaatacagatgTTATATGTAGTTGAATGAACTACGTTTTGGAGTTAAATATCAACACTTTCTTACAAACCTTGACTTGAAGATCGAGTCATTTTTTGCTTTAATGCCATTAAAACATTACTGGGCCTGTGAGGCATCGGCGTGATGTCCTCGTATCCAGTCTCCCATTCCTTAGCCAGTTTCTTTAGTTCCTTCTCCGCCAGCACTTCTGCTTTACTTTGCCTCTTCGTGTACTGTTTTTGTACTTTCTCGTGATCTTTTTTCGCCTTTTCCTTTAATGACTTCGCTTTTTTTctgaaatttgtaaattaactaATTGTAGTTTCTAATATAATGAACCGAATTAAATGTTTTCGGTCTCGActgcttaaataatattcatagaattaaaaaactcaaaaaaCTTCAACCTAAAAAAAGCGTTACTCGTTTATAAAGTCATTCATAAAGTCATACTTGTCATTATGCTCCAATTTCCCCGTCGCTTGGTCCAGAAAACGTAAAATGTCGTCTCGACCGTTGATTCCAGCCAGCTCCTGTGCCGTGTGTCCATCGACGTCTATGGAATACATGTTGGCTCCAAAATTGACAAGGAACGTAACACATTCTTTATGTCCCCTTGCGGCTGCGAGGTGTAGGGCTGTATTGCCAAAGTAGTCGGCTTTGTCAGGCTCTCCCCtggaataataaaaatcgttaaCTAAAATGTgtctgtattatacatataatcaatACCAGTTCTTTTGTTAAGTAATAGACGAGAGACACTGGCTGCCAATGTTCTCCAATAGCTTGGAGTGTATACAAATTAAGtgcaaattattgttaattggttctaaatgaaaaatatactttcttttttttatttatttaagattttatataacagaaataataatattgaattaaaacttgtaattgtatcttattttttaaaggtaacttttacagtaaaattattgtttacaaattaattttaattaaatgaatcaaCACAAAAGATAGATAAAGTATTTCTGcgaaaaaattaattagaatttgtATCGctgttatatttgttaatatataacattatgctTCACTGTGGATTAACATCAAACTTACGTAAAGTAAAATGCAAAAATCTTCGATTAAAAAGTAGGAAGAGTTCTGTTCTGCTCTACCGTGCAGACACGGGTTGGCAGATAAAAATCagcatttctttaaatatactgATTTTCGTTTACGATTTCCTTCACTTCCGAGCTAATATTGAGTCCATAACACCAGACATAAGCTTAGATCAACTATTATCTTTACTATGacaaagaggtaaaatttgttctGTTTGTATAATACAACCGAACTGATgattcaattctaaaaaaaacaaGTAGTAAAATTCTGCTAtggaatataaattacatttatattatatctatcattttcataattaataaattgctcCCTTTCGAAGtcggggcgagtcgctagtattaaataaaaagaagagCATTTGCTATGTCAAATCTCCCGTCTCCTATTATGGATTGAGACGTATTTTATCACGCTACCCTATCTCTCTAGGTCTTGGTGAATACTTCATACCGGTCTCACTGCTGGACAAATACCTCCTCGCCCCTTTGAGgcgaagatttggagcttattccaccgcgCTACTTGAATGTGGTTTGGAACAGTGATAGATTTTAATCCCTCACGGAGGTTCTTCGCGATGATCGCCgtgcacgacatgaattataaatacaaattaagcacatgaattcagtggtgcttgctccggttttgaactcagaatcgtcggtagatatttaatattcagaTATTCAACATGGCCGTTCATCCAGAGGTAAAAAAACcgaataagtatataatattacaataattttcatattcaaatgtaatcacattatcaattattatatcttGGAAAAAGTGCGATCAATCAGTAATCAAAAATTTTAGGTTTatctatattgatataaaatataaggttagcaaatttttcatttattttttgcatttgcAAATATTCtgtcatttattttcatttcaatcgaAAGATTATCTAATATCGAAATTCTTAGAATAAATGACATTCAGTAGTAAATGAGTTACAATAGTATTACGATAAGCTTACATAGACGTAATCTTCGCTGTATTAAACGTATTAACATTACAGGATTATCAGTATTTGGAGTTCCTTGCTTTTGAGGAAAAAATAACGCGAGGTAATCAATATTTCTGATTAAAAACGAGGGGTATCTAATTTAAAgtcatataacataaaacaaattccAGCGCCATGCTTTCCTATCTGTTTGCTTGTGTAGTCAAAAATTACCAAACAATTTTTAAACGGTTTCATGAGTGATTGATTCATTGATTCAGGGTTAGGTGTGTAATTAATTGAGGTTTTCTGTTAATTGGGCGAAATATGACCACGATTTttgaaaatgtcataaaaatcaACGTCAACAATGACTGCTACtttttatgtgtttgttttGTATTCAGTTATACACAAACCAAAAGATTCGTTACACGTCTAATACTGTACGTACCCTCGTCCACACAGCAGCCTCAACGCCTCTATGTGACCCTCGAAGGCTGCCCATAATGTCGGCGTCATACCGGATTCATCTTTGTTGTTGCATTCTTTTCTCGTCGCTTCTCGCAGGACTTCCAACAGCCCATCTTTCGCAGCTctgaaattacaataacataataGGTAGTCATATGTCATAAGTTCACACGTAAAGTTatcatgattatatattaaattcatatatatataagctacatatatacctacaatAACTACATCCACTTGGTGGTAGCTTGGTGGTAGGTAGGGCTTTtagatattctagcgccaaacagcagtacagtactaagtatcgttgtgttccattTTGAAGGTTGAGTTAGCTAGTTGAACTACAGagacaggggacataacatcttagctcccaaagttAATGGCGCCTTAGCGATataagtaatgattaatatttattacagttctattgtctatgggcggtggtgtccaCTTAACATCAAGAGGGCCGCTGCTATCCGCctacatatcataaaaaataaaacatatacaatgtATTCTACACTTCAACCCAGACAGATTTTATGTAACCGGTGTGTTGAAAGTAGTACAGAAGCGCGCTATTCTATTCCCTTACTCATAGTTCGATGGGAGGGCGTTGCGACCCAATCAAACAGATTCAGAATAACGGTTTTACGTGCTCTCTGATGCATAGAACATCGTTACTCCATTGATATTATTCTAAATCCATAACCACGTTACTTTTAGTGGTCTATCTCGGAATTTACAACTGTATAAGATATAGAGCCAGTATAGAACTATTTTCAACTTAAATAGCACAGTTGGACAGATTTAGGTTGAAAACAATGACGATTGTGCGTAATACACTATATCCCAGCAATTGTAATactataataagaataaaattataacaatagtaTTAACGCAAATGGCCGGAAGCAATGAAAAGTGAAGCATGTCATGACAAGGTGTAACAATAGCTAATAATGAATGACTTTCACCGTGATGAGGCAATGTCGCCGTGTGAACAGTCTCCCAGCCGATAGCGCTGAAGCAGCTCATAGGCAGCCGCGGATCAACGCACTTAGTACACAGTATgactaacattttaatatatttttttaattacattattgtacAATAACGCAACTAATAAGTTCAGGAACAAATGTTTGtagatatataaaagaaaaataaaataattaaggagataataatttatgtattatactcatatatgtatatgtacttatgaaatatacatttaaatagagatttttttaaggGCTACCGAGTGTAATTTCATCAAGAGTTtcttttgtcattttaattaaataaagatagccTACTGGACCGAAAACCAATCCAACCAGGCCGATCAAATCTGAGCAAGTACAACCGGGTTCTCACGCAcgtaatttgtgttcataaatgATTTTGTGTTCGATGAAGTCGCTggagaaggaaaacattgtgaggtaCTCCGCAGGCGTCAGATAAATTGTCATATCAATGCATCGTTGCCCTAATGGCTAACTTTGAGATTCCGATCTCTTGGGTTCAAACGGAGTCGGATCATGAAaggttattagttttttttctagaaattcGCAGTGTTTATACTCCtcggtcctgcgcctgaatttTTAGAATTGTAATGGATTTACCGTCTCTTAATTTTTTGAGGAAATAGGGTATGCACCAGATGCACACAGATCACACTTACGTAACcacatattttctataataggtTTCTTTCAATAATTGCAGAAATCAATAAGGAGGAAATCGTCATTGAGATAAGATAAACAGTttttagaacgcgtacatcttaaccgatgattgggggttcaaactcaggcaaataccactgaattttcatgtgcttcattgtaaaggaaaacatcgcgaggagaCCTGCATgcgcctaatttcaacgaaattctgctacatgtgaatccaacccacattggagcagtatAGCAGTGGAGTtttgctcctaaccttctccttaaaaagcAAGAGGAAGCTTTAGCCctgcattgggaaatttacaggctgttacacTAAATCGTCATTGTGCCCATCAGCATTGGAGCAACCTGATGCTTAACTACTACTTAGcagaagataaaattattacgtataatTTCGGTCAGTTCCATTTTCTCGCCCAAAttcgtgtttttattattttttattaaaatgattatgacCGTTTTTTATTACACTTAGTACGTTTACAATATTGACGTTAagataaaaagaataatataaaaaatttaatagataaaagGTACCAGCCTGAGGTGGATTATCGTAAATTAATTGTGAATATctaagtaatttgttttatcagttctacatttatataactttgtattatcTGAAACACcaaacatcataaaaaaatacccgTTTGAAGACTTTCTTCGCGacttaatcattaatttatttcaagtgtatttttcttaaatgattttatttttggtggACAGGCAGATTGGCCACCGGATAGTAAGTGGCCACAATCGTACATAGagattgtattgtaaaaaatattaacacgtCAGCAACACCAAACATTGGAAATAAGATAgtatgtccctagtgcctgtcacactgggtcactcacacTTCAAGCCGAAACACGACAATAGGTACTAAGTATTCCCGTTTGGTGGAAAAATATCTGACTAGTGggacctacctagacgggcctacacaaagccctacaaccaattataataagtataagtactgagtataatataatttaaaagtccctagacaataaaataaaaaaattaactattacaATTGCTAATATATAAATCACCCAGATGAGAAACTACTGAGATTAATGTCTATAATGTCTGTGTGTCTATCTGTCATTTCAGGGCAAGATTTGAAGCTTATTTCGatgtattaatgatatatttttatcagacaTGCAAGTTTTCTGacgatgttttaaaaatatcatgataATTGAGTGGTGCTTGGTGGTTGGTAGCCGGAATCTTCAGATAAGTCACATTTTTTAAACAACGGAACACCTCGAAATTCAGTCAACGacatgttatgttataaaaaaaaaaaacaatttatcggAAATACCTTCaaagttttgtaaatttattgcgATTGATGTCACATCTGATGATGAGATTAGATGACTAATAGCAAATGGTTAGGTACCAGTGGTTATTCACCTCGCGAACAATGAAACTATTTCACAGTACGGTTCTAAATTGCTAAGATCTGTCAAAACTTGAATCAATTGCTCGCgttattcattcattcacaaatatattattcctgtttattaatttgacaacattgcataatatcgttatttatttaaatattttttgacacaTTGGATTTTTGTTTGCTGATCATGATCTGgacattaaaaaactatatgataaaaaatagcTTGTTATTTTTCGTGGTTTcgcgttatttattttgatcttatcggttaacattatttttatattacttttaaaccGAATATATGTAAAGGTTTGTAGAGCTTTACAAAATCAGAAGTTGCGtcactttaataaatagtatatattcttttataacaaatagtttgttatataagaatatatacttatataagaaTTGTCgctaaaacttta
This region of Vanessa atalanta chromosome 8, ilVanAtal1.2, whole genome shotgun sequence genomic DNA includes:
- the LOC125065714 gene encoding Usher syndrome type-1G protein homolog — encoded protein: MTTDRFHKAAKDGLLEVLREATRKECNNKDESGMTPTLWAAFEGHIEALRLLCGRGGEPDKADYFGNTALHLAAARGHKECVTFLVNFGANMYSIDVDGHTAQELAGINGRDDILRFLDQATGKLEHNDKKKAKSLKEKAKKDHEKVQKQYTKRQSKAEVLAEKELKKLAKEWETGYEDITPMPHRPSNVLMALKQKMTRSSSQGNLLEEQPRPTYSALVGTVNSGARGRGAVYKKALASKLRNGTLGKNTPAKDDFKVGEVEKGRRSVTSLSGLRRDSEVMYVGTFGAGPQQRGAVADVFTDNEPRKSTLTRSASQPDFLAAAQAEDNGIGQEVLLQEPASIFDRPGFGSVAFRRSITATLSALPASEELSIGSAGSLAARHAYQPAEWNSTQSGSSTITSDEEAEAEESGYSSLERFLTAWGLAQYIQKFKDEQIDLDALMLLTESDLKSLGLPLGPYRKLVTAVQERKQALSHPGPMIDTAI